One genomic region from Vibrio cyclitrophicus encodes:
- a CDS encoding SLC13 family permease, translating into MPKLNVGVLVKLLICFAIPLGVLFMPIDSIPIDNLTLIQHRLLAIFLLAALLWVLEPVPVFATSILIIALELVMISDKGLHLFRSPPAGHDLGELIKYTDIFGAFSSPIIILFMGGFALAISASKYELDNNLARVLLKPFGTEPRFIMLGLMLITAVFSMFMSNTATTVMMLALLGPIVASAPKGDMGIKALVLCIPIAANTGGIATPIGTPPNAIALQYLTGENSIDFLSWMMMGLPFVIIQLTIAWFLLQKLFPSKQKNMVLKLNGQFRKSWRAIVVYITFAATILLWMTTKLHGMNTYVVSIIPLAVFTLTGIMGKEELKLINWDVLWLVAGGIAIGIGLDKTGLAAALAHAIDYESLSPAAVVLTLSIVCWLMANFMSNTATANLLMPIAAAIGASMESLVAIGGLQGLLVVVAFSASLGMILPVSTPPNSLAYSTGLIESKDMAKMGIILGIVGLLMVYLALFIIT; encoded by the coding sequence ATGCCTAAACTCAATGTTGGCGTATTGGTCAAGCTATTGATTTGTTTTGCGATTCCCTTGGGCGTGCTATTCATGCCTATCGACTCGATCCCCATAGATAACCTCACCTTGATTCAGCACCGCTTACTGGCGATATTTCTATTAGCTGCGCTACTTTGGGTTCTGGAACCGGTTCCGGTATTCGCGACGTCAATCCTGATCATTGCACTTGAATTGGTGATGATTTCCGACAAAGGCTTACATTTATTCAGAAGCCCGCCAGCAGGACACGATCTCGGTGAGTTAATCAAATATACCGACATATTCGGTGCGTTTTCGTCACCAATCATCATCCTCTTCATGGGTGGTTTTGCACTCGCTATCTCGGCATCCAAGTACGAACTCGACAACAACTTAGCCCGAGTACTGCTCAAGCCATTTGGTACAGAGCCGCGCTTCATTATGCTTGGCTTAATGCTGATTACTGCCGTGTTCTCGATGTTTATGTCGAACACCGCGACCACAGTCATGATGCTTGCTCTACTAGGCCCAATCGTGGCTTCTGCGCCTAAAGGCGACATGGGGATTAAAGCACTCGTGTTGTGTATTCCAATTGCGGCCAACACCGGTGGTATCGCCACTCCAATCGGTACACCGCCCAACGCAATAGCATTGCAGTATTTAACTGGCGAAAACAGTATCGACTTCTTAAGTTGGATGATGATGGGCTTGCCCTTCGTAATCATTCAACTCACTATCGCTTGGTTCCTTCTTCAGAAACTCTTTCCTTCCAAGCAGAAGAACATGGTACTCAAGCTCAATGGACAGTTTAGAAAAAGTTGGCGAGCGATTGTCGTTTACATCACCTTCGCCGCAACGATTCTGTTGTGGATGACGACAAAACTGCATGGCATGAACACCTACGTAGTCTCTATTATTCCATTGGCCGTCTTTACACTGACCGGCATCATGGGCAAAGAAGAACTTAAGCTAATTAACTGGGACGTGTTGTGGTTAGTCGCCGGTGGTATCGCGATTGGTATCGGCTTGGATAAAACAGGCTTAGCGGCGGCATTGGCACACGCGATTGACTATGAATCTCTCTCACCTGCAGCTGTGGTACTGACATTATCTATCGTGTGTTGGTTAATGGCGAACTTCATGTCGAACACCGCGACGGCCAACTTACTGATGCCTATTGCCGCTGCGATCGGCGCATCGATGGAAAGCTTAGTCGCAATTGGTGGCCTACAAGGCTTGCTGGTTGTGGTCGCCTTCTCCGCCTCACTGGGTATGATTCTTCCGGTATCGACACCGCCCAACTCGTTGGCTTACTCAACCGGGCTTATCGAAAGCAAAGACATGGCGAAGATGGGTATCATCTTAGGTATCGTAGGCTTATTAATGGTCTACCTCGCGCTGTTTATTATCACCTAG
- the asd gene encoding archaetidylserine decarboxylase (Phosphatidylserine decarboxylase is synthesized as a single chain precursor. Generation of the pyruvoyl active site from a Ser is coupled to cleavage of a Gly-Ser bond between the larger (beta) and smaller (alpha chains). It is an integral membrane protein.), translating to MDKIKVGLQYWIPQHGLTRLVGKLASAKAGGLTTAIINWFIKQYKVNMDEALHSDPKHFKTFNEFFVRELKEGMRPIAEGESVIVHPADARVSQFGPITDGQLIQAKGHNYSARELLGGDSSLADEFKDGEFATLYLSPSDYHRVHMPCDGTLRQMIYVPGDLFSVNPLTAENVPNLFARNERVVCIFDTEFGPMAQVLVGATIVGSIEQVWAGTITPPRGNSVYKWDYPAQGDKAIVLKKGEEMGRFKLGSTVINLFAKDAIKFDETMQNGEKTVLGTPFAHIAGKNAEVSEDAAETVENTDQA from the coding sequence ATGGATAAGATTAAAGTTGGATTGCAGTACTGGATCCCACAGCATGGGCTAACTCGCCTAGTCGGTAAACTGGCGTCTGCTAAAGCGGGTGGCTTAACGACAGCGATCATCAACTGGTTCATCAAGCAATACAAAGTAAACATGGATGAAGCTCTGCATAGCGATCCAAAACACTTTAAAACATTCAATGAATTCTTCGTACGTGAATTGAAAGAAGGCATGCGTCCTATTGCTGAAGGTGAATCTGTTATTGTTCACCCTGCTGATGCACGCGTAAGCCAATTTGGCCCAATTACTGACGGCCAACTTATTCAAGCTAAAGGCCACAACTACTCAGCTCGCGAACTGTTGGGCGGTGATTCAAGCCTAGCGGATGAGTTCAAAGACGGCGAATTCGCGACACTTTACTTATCGCCAAGTGATTACCACCGTGTTCACATGCCATGCGATGGCACACTGCGCCAGATGATCTACGTTCCTGGTGACCTTTTCTCTGTAAACCCGCTAACGGCAGAGAATGTTCCAAACCTATTCGCACGTAATGAGCGTGTAGTTTGTATCTTCGATACAGAGTTTGGCCCAATGGCACAGGTGCTGGTTGGCGCAACTATCGTCGGCAGTATAGAACAAGTATGGGCTGGCACTATCACACCACCTCGCGGTAACTCTGTTTACAAATGGGACTACCCTGCACAAGGTGATAAAGCAATCGTCTTGAAAAAAGGTGAAGAGATGGGTCGCTTTAAACTTGGTTCAACGGTTATCAATCTATTTGCTAAAGATGCCATCAAGTTTGACGAAACGATGCAGAATGGTGAGAAAACCGTTCTAGGCACCCCTTTCGCGCATATTGCAGGCAAAAACGCTGAAGTAAGTGAAGACGCGGCTGAAACGGTTGAGAACACAGACCAAGCATAG